The Halobacterium hubeiense genome contains the following window.
CCGAGGGCAGCCCCGAGGCGTACGTCGAGGACCTCCGCCACGAGCGCGACACCGTCGAGTCGAAGCTCGACAGCGTGGAGAGCGAGCTCGACGACCTCCGCGTGGAGCACGCGGGCTTCCTGCTGGCCACCGAGGAGAAGCTCTCCATCGACGTCCAGAAGGCCGAAGTCCCGCTGCAGTTCGCGACAACCGAGCGCGCGTTCGTCGCCGAAGGGTGGATTCCCAGCGACGAGTACGCGACGTTCGTCGAAGCGATTCAAGACGCGGTCGGCGAGCACGCCGCCGTCGAGGAGCTCGAACAGGCGGACTACGAGGCGTCCGGCCACGGCCACCACGGCCCCAGCGACGAGCCGGAGCCCGTCACCGACGACGCGGACGCCGAGACCGCCACGGACGGCGGGACGGCCGCCGACTTCGACGAGGACGACAGCCCGCCGGTCATCCAGGACAACCCCAGCGTCGCGCGGCCGTTCGAGGCGCTGACGGAGGTCATCAACCGACCGAAGTACACGGAACTGGACCCGACAGTCGTGCTGTTCCTGACGTTCCCGGCGTTCTACGGGTTCATGATCGGCGACCTCGGGTACGGCATCCTGTACGCCGCCATCGGCTTCTGGCTGTACCGCAGCTTCGACAGCGAAATCCTCTCGAAGCTCGGCGGCGTCGCGATGTGGGCAGGTGGATTCACGGCCCTGTTCGGCGTGCTGTACGGCGAAATATTCGGCCTCCACCTGATCACTGAGTACGTGTGGCACGGCGCGCTCGGCCTCCCCGACGCGCCCCTGAAGAAGGGGCTGCACGTCGGCGCGTTCGCCCAGCTCTGGCTCGCGGCGAGCCTCGTGTTCGGTATCGTCCACCTGGGCATCGGCTACCTGTTCGGCTTCGTCAACGACCTGAAGTCCCACGGCGCCCGCGACGCGATTACGGAGAGCGGCGGCCCGATGCTGCTGATGGTCGGGTTCGGCGTCTGGCTGTTCAGCAGCCACCTGCAGGGCGAGAGCGGGCCCCGTCCCGAACTGCTGTACCGCGTCGTCGAACTGCCGGCGTCGGTCGGCATGGCGGCGCTGGCCGTCGCGCTGCTCGGCCTCGTGCTGGTCGTCATCGGCGAGGGCGTGGAAGGGCTCCTCGAGAGTCCGACGTACGCGCTCGTCAACACGGTCTCGTACACGCGGATTGCGGCGGTCTTGCTCGCGAAGGCGGGCATGGCGTACGTCGTGAATCTGCTCGTGTTCGGCGCCTACGAGGTCGAGACGCACGGCGGCGGCACGGTCGAATACATGTTCGGCCTGTTCGAAATCGCGCAACCCGCCCACGAAACACACTTCATGTTGTTCAGCACCGCCACGCACGGCGGCGAGGTGCTGTTCCCCGGGCTGATTCACTCCGGTGCGGCAGGAATGGTCGCCGGCGCCCTCGTGATGGTCGTCGGCCACCTCCTCGTGCTCGCGCTCGGCGTCACATCGGCCGGCTTACAGACGCTACGCCTCGAATACGTGGAGTTCTTTAACAAGTTTTATGAGGGCGGTGGCGAGAAGTATCACCCGTTCGGCTACCAGCGAAACTACACCACTGAGGACTAATTGACATGATCGAGACACTCCCCGAATTCGCCACGATTGCACAGGAAACGGCTGGCAGCAGCCCCGTCATCACCCCGCAGTCCGCGGCCGCACTCGCAGTCGGCCTCGCCGCTCTCGCCGCAGGGTACGCGGAGCGCGGCATCGGTAGCGCCGCCGTCGGCGCCATCGCGGAAGACCAGGACCTCTTCGGCTCCGGCCTGATTCTGACCGTCCTCCCGGAGACGCTGGTCATCCTCGCGCTGGTCGTCGTCTTCGTCGTGCCGTCCGCGTACTAACACCGCGCCCTCTCTCCATCTATGAGCTTGGAAACAGTAGTTGAGGACATTCGAGACGAGGCCCGCGAGCGCGCGAAGGAAATTCGGTCGGATGCCGAATCGCGCGCCGACGAGATCGTCGCGGACGCCGAAGCCGACGCCGAGGAGATTCGCTCTGACGCCGAGGCCGAAGCCGAGCGCGAGATCGAGCGGGAGCGCGAGCAGCGCCTCTCCAGCGCGAAGCTCGAGGCCAAGCAGATGCGCCTCGAAGCGCGCCGCGACGCCCTCGAAGACGTCCGCGAGACCGTCGAAGAGGAGATCGCCGCCATCGACGGCGACGACCGCGAGGAACTCACTCGCGCCCTCATCGACGCCGCGGCCGACGAGTTCGACGCCGACAGCGACGTCAGCGTCTACGGCCGCGCGGACGACGAGGCCCTCATCTCGGACATCCTCGACGACTACGACGGTTACGAGTACGCCGGCGAGCGCGACTGCCTCGGCGGCGTCGTCGTCGAAAGCGAGACGTCCCGGGTCCGCGTGAACAACACGTTCGACTCGGTCATCGACGACGCCTGGGAGAACAACCTGAAGGAAATCAGCGCACGCCTCTTCGACGAGGAGCAATGAGCGTGTACGGGTCGGCAAACTACGAGTACGTGGTCGCCCGCGTCCGCCACCGCCGAGCCAGCCTGTTCAGCGACGACGAGTACCGGAAACTGCTCCGCATGGGCACGGGCGAAATCGCCCGGTTCATGGAGGAAACCCAGTACGAGGACGCGGTGAACGCGCTGGGCTCGCGGTTCAGCGGCGTCGATCTCGTCGAGCACGCGCTCAACGAGACGCTCGCCAGCGACTTCCAGGACTTGCTGCGGTACAGCGAGGGCCGGCTCTACGAGCAGGTCGTCCGCTACCTCCGCAAGTTCGACGCGTGGAACGTCAAGACCGTGCTGCGCGGGCTCTACTCGGACGCCTCCGAGGCGGAGGTCCGCGAGGACCTCATCGACGCCGGCGAGTTCGAGGACGAGTTCCTCGACCGGCTGGTCGCCGCCGAATCCATCGAGTCCGTCGTCGAGCTGCTCGACGACACGCTGTTCGAGACGTACCTCGAGGGCGCGTTCGAGGCCTACGAGGAGTCCGGGACGCTGGTCCCGCTGGAGAACGCGGTCGACCGCGCGTACTACGAGAACCTCGTGCCCGACGCGTCCGCGCGCGGCGAGGCCGCGCAGCTCTACCGGGAGTTCCTCGAAGCCGAGATCGACTTCCGGAACGTCCGGAACGCGCTGCGGCTGGCGCGCTCGGGCGCCGACGTCGACCCCGCCGAGTACTTCATCGACGGCGGCGCGCTGTTCGACCGGAAGGAGGTCGGGCAGCTCGTCGCGGACCGCTCGACGCTGGTCAGCCGCATCCGCGAGAGCAAGTACGGCGACGAGCTCTCGCGGGCGCTCGACGAGCTGGAGGACGCCGAGAGCCTCATCGGCTTCGAGCACGCCCTCGACCGGGCGCTGCTGGAGTACTCCGACCACCTCTCGTACGTCTACCCGCTGTCGGTGTGCCCGGTGCTGGCGTACATCCTCGCGAAGGAGCGCGAAGTGGACAACATCCGCGCCATCGCTCGCGGCCGCGAGGCCGGCCTGAGCGAGGCGGAAATCGAGGAGGAGCTGATCATCCTATGAGCCAGGAGATTGCCGTCGTCGGCAGCCCGGACTTCACCACCGGGTTCCGGCTCGCGGGCGTTCGGAAGTTCGAGAACGTCCCGCAGGACGAGAAAGACGAGGCGCTCGACGACGCTGTCGAGTCGGTGCTCGAGGACGAGGACGTCGGCATCGCAGTGATGCACGACGACGACCTCGACGCGCTCTCGCGGCAGGTCCGCGAACAAGTCGAGACGAGCGTAGAGCCGACGTTCGTGACCATCGGCGGCGGCGCCGCCGGCGGGAGCGGACTGCGCGACCAGATCAAGCGAGCCATCGGCATCGACCTGATGGCCGAAGAAGACGAAGAATCCAACGAATGAGTCAAGCAGAAGAAATCACTGACTCCGGCGTAATCGAGAGCGTGAGCGGTCCGGTCGTGACCGCCACGGACCTCGACGCCCAGATGAACGACGTCGTCTACGTGGGCGACGAAGGCCTGATGGGCGAGGTCATCGAAATCGAAGGCGAAGTAACAACCATCCAGGTCTACGAGGAGACCTCGGGCATCAGCCCGGGTGGCCCCGTGGACAACACGGGCGAGCCGCTCACCGTCGACCTGGGCCCCGGGATGCTGGACTCCATCTACGACGGCGTCCAGCGCCCGCTGGACGTCCTGCAGGGCGAGATGGGCGCGTTCCTCGACCGCGGTGTCGACGCGCCCGGCATCGACCTGGAGAAGGAGTGGGACTTCGAGCCCGCCGTCGAGGAGGGCGACCACGTCGAGGCCGGTGACGTCCTCGGCACCGTCGACGAGACGGTCAGCATCGAGCACAAGGTGCTCGTGCCGCCGCGCAGCGACGGCGGCGAGGTCACCGAAATCGAGTCCGGCGAGCACACGGTCGACGAGCCCGTCGCCGTCCTCGACAGCGGCGAGGAAATCGCGATGCGCCAGGAGTGGCCGGTTCGGCGTGCGCGTCCCTCGAAGGACAAGCACACGCCGCGGACGCCGCTCGTCACGGGCCAGCGGATTCAGGACGGCCTGTTCCCGCTCGCGAAGGGCGGGACGGCCGCGATTCCGGGGCCGTTCGGTTCCGGGAAGACGGTCACCCAGCAGCAGCTCGCGAAGTGGTCCGACGCGGACATCGTCGTCTACATCGGGTGCGGCGAGCGCGGCAACGAGATGACGGAAGTCATCGAGGACTTCCCGGAGCTGGAGGACCCCCAGACCGGGAACCCGCTGATGGCGCGGACGTGCCTCATCGCGAACACGTCGAACATGCCGGTGGCGGCCCGCGAGTCCTGCATCTACACGGGCATCACCATCGCGGAGTACTACCGCGACATGGGCTACGACGTGGCGCTGATGGCCGACTCCACCTCGCGGTGGGCCGAGGCCATGCGCGAAATCTCCTCGCGGCTGGAGGAGATGCCGGGCGAGGAGGGGTACCCCGCGTACCTCGCCGCTCGCCTCGCACAGTTCTACGAGCGCGCGGGCCTCTACACCACCCTCAACGACGACGAGGGGTCGGTGTCCGTGGTCGGCGCGGTCAGCCCGCCGGGCGGGGACTTCTCCGAGCCGGTCACCCAGAACACGCTGCGCATCGTGAAGACATTCTGGGCGCTGGACGCGGACCTCGCCGAGCGCCGGCACTTCCCCGCCATCAACTGGAACGAGTCGTACTCGCTGTACAAGGACCAGCTCGACGACTGGTGGCGCGAGAACGT
Protein-coding sequences here:
- a CDS encoding ATP synthase subunit A, which codes for MSQAEEITDSGVIESVSGPVVTATDLDAQMNDVVYVGDEGLMGEVIEIEGEVTTIQVYEETSGISPGGPVDNTGEPLTVDLGPGMLDSIYDGVQRPLDVLQGEMGAFLDRGVDAPGIDLEKEWDFEPAVEEGDHVEAGDVLGTVDETVSIEHKVLVPPRSDGGEVTEIESGEHTVDEPVAVLDSGEEIAMRQEWPVRRARPSKDKHTPRTPLVTGQRIQDGLFPLAKGGTAAIPGPFGSGKTVTQQQLAKWSDADIVVYIGCGERGNEMTEVIEDFPELEDPQTGNPLMARTCLIANTSNMPVAARESCIYTGITIAEYYRDMGYDVALMADSTSRWAEAMREISSRLEEMPGEEGYPAYLAARLAQFYERAGLYTTLNDDEGSVSVVGAVSPPGGDFSEPVTQNTLRIVKTFWALDADLAERRHFPAINWNESYSLYKDQLDDWWRENVSEDFPEVRQWAVDVLDEETELQEIVQLVGKDALPDDQQLTLEVARYLREAWLQQNALHDVDTNCEPAKTYKMLTAIKTFNDEAFDALEAGVPVDEIQNVDAAPRLNRMGVQEDWDEYIEELKDDLSEQLRDLY
- a CDS encoding V-type ATP synthase subunit E, translated to MSLETVVEDIRDEARERAKEIRSDAESRADEIVADAEADAEEIRSDAEAEAEREIEREREQRLSSAKLEAKQMRLEARRDALEDVRETVEEEIAAIDGDDREELTRALIDAAADEFDADSDVSVYGRADDEALISDILDDYDGYEYAGERDCLGGVVVESETSRVRVNNTFDSVIDDAWENNLKEISARLFDEEQ
- a CDS encoding V-type ATP synthase subunit I, which gives rise to MLRPERMSKVSVTGSKRVIDDVIETIHDLNLVHLSDYDGKIEGFDNGNPMEGADDASEKLVTVRSLQSTLDVDEADAGPTRIVTDEALETELEEIRVEVNELDDRYGELEDELRDVEERIDAVEPFADLGIDLDLLGGYDSLQVAVGEGNADAVRDELRTAEAIEAFEVFEGDDTLAVFAYPRGDDPDALDDALVGVEFGRLEVPDAEGSPEAYVEDLRHERDTVESKLDSVESELDDLRVEHAGFLLATEEKLSIDVQKAEVPLQFATTERAFVAEGWIPSDEYATFVEAIQDAVGEHAAVEELEQADYEASGHGHHGPSDEPEPVTDDADAETATDGGTAADFDEDDSPPVIQDNPSVARPFEALTEVINRPKYTELDPTVVLFLTFPAFYGFMIGDLGYGILYAAIGFWLYRSFDSEILSKLGGVAMWAGGFTALFGVLYGEIFGLHLITEYVWHGALGLPDAPLKKGLHVGAFAQLWLAASLVFGIVHLGIGYLFGFVNDLKSHGARDAITESGGPMLLMVGFGVWLFSSHLQGESGPRPELLYRVVELPASVGMAALAVALLGLVLVVIGEGVEGLLESPTYALVNTVSYTRIAAVLLAKAGMAYVVNLLVFGAYEVETHGGGTVEYMFGLFEIAQPAHETHFMLFSTATHGGEVLFPGLIHSGAAGMVAGALVMVVGHLLVLALGVTSAGLQTLRLEYVEFFNKFYEGGGEKYHPFGYQRNYTTED
- a CDS encoding ATP synthase subunit K, with the translated sequence MIETLPEFATIAQETAGSSPVITPQSAAALAVGLAALAAGYAERGIGSAAVGAIAEDQDLFGSGLILTVLPETLVILALVVVFVVPSAY
- a CDS encoding V-type ATP synthase subunit C, with protein sequence MSVYGSANYEYVVARVRHRRASLFSDDEYRKLLRMGTGEIARFMEETQYEDAVNALGSRFSGVDLVEHALNETLASDFQDLLRYSEGRLYEQVVRYLRKFDAWNVKTVLRGLYSDASEAEVREDLIDAGEFEDEFLDRLVAAESIESVVELLDDTLFETYLEGAFEAYEESGTLVPLENAVDRAYYENLVPDASARGEAAQLYREFLEAEIDFRNVRNALRLARSGADVDPAEYFIDGGALFDRKEVGQLVADRSTLVSRIRESKYGDELSRALDELEDAESLIGFEHALDRALLEYSDHLSYVYPLSVCPVLAYILAKEREVDNIRAIARGREAGLSEAEIEEELIIL
- a CDS encoding V-type ATP synthase subunit F, with the translated sequence MSQEIAVVGSPDFTTGFRLAGVRKFENVPQDEKDEALDDAVESVLEDEDVGIAVMHDDDLDALSRQVREQVETSVEPTFVTIGGGAAGGSGLRDQIKRAIGIDLMAEEDEESNE